The Juglans microcarpa x Juglans regia isolate MS1-56 chromosome 2S, Jm3101_v1.0, whole genome shotgun sequence genome has a window encoding:
- the LOC121251683 gene encoding putative pectinesterase 63, with protein sequence MALKLALLAAPVWFLATLLVLRLLPTVVCHANQTVASEPTSKLDAWIALNTKQYQEASKHKPFENALLAGLSSAPTKIIKVKADGSGDFKTINDAVKSIPSGNTDRVIISIAGGRYREKILVDRSKPFVTFYGQPGNMPTITYDGTAKKYGTFNSATVVVESDNFMAVNIVFENSSPKPDPRKSDGQAVAMRISGDKAAFHNCRFIGFQDTLCDDKGRHFFGNCYIEGTVDFIFGNGKSIYKHTTINSVAESLGVIAAQSMDGNSEDSGFVFINCKITGTGDMYLGRAWKETSRVIFAHTFMGKLINNDGWMSHKDQESVFYGEYKCSGPGSSSSKRSFGKILTDEEAKPFLSQSFIGGNEWMLPVPKI encoded by the exons ATGGCTTTGAAACTTGCACTTTTGGCTGCTCCGGTGTGGTTTCTAGCCACATTGCTCGTTCTCCGACTACTCCCAACAGTTGTATGCCATGCCAACCAGACGGTGGCATCGGAGCCAACATCAAAACTAGATGCATGGATTGCGCTGAACACGAAACAGTACCAGGAGGCTTCAAAGCACAAACCTTTCGAGAATGCCCTCCTCGCGGGCCTTAGCAGTGCTCCAACGAAAATCATTAAGGTCAAAGCGGATGGTTCTGGAGATTTCAAGACGATTAACGATGCGGTGAAGAGTATTCCGTCAGGAAATACAGATCGAGTGATTATATCGATTGCTGGGGGTAGGTACAGGGAAAAAATTCTAGTCGATAGGTCGAAGCCTTTCGTGACGTTCTATGGGCAACCGGGCAATATGCCCACCATAACGTATGATGGTACAGCAAAGAAATATGGGACCTTTAACAGCGCCACGGTCGTCGTTGAGTCTGACAACTTCATGGCCGTCAATATTGTCTTTGAG AATTCTTCTCCAAAGCCAGATCCCAGAAAATCAGATGGACAGGCAGTGGCAATGAGGATATCAGGGGACAAGGCAGCATTTCATAATTGCAGATTCATAGGGTTCCAAGACACCTTATGTGATGACAAGGGCAGGCACTTTTTTGGGAACTGCTACATCGAAGGCACTGTCGATTTCATCTTTGGAAATGGAAAATCCATCTACAAG CACACCACCATAAACTCGGTTGCAGAGAGTTTGGGTGTGATCGCAGCACAGTCTATGGACGGCAACTCAGAGGACAGCGGATTCGTTTTCATCAATTGCAAGATAACGGGGACCGGTGATATGTACCTTGGTCGCGCATGGAAGGAGACTTCTCGGGTTATCTTTGCCCATACATTCATGGGTAAACTCATCAATAACGACGGCTGGATGTCGCATAAAGACCAAGA GAGCGTGTTTTACGGAGAATACAAATGCTCGGGACCAGGGTCAAGCTCCTCCAAACGTTCATTTGGAAAGATTCTTACTGACGAAGAAGCAAAGCCATTCTTGAGTCAGTCTTTCATCGGAGGAAACGAGTGGATGCTCCCAGTTCCCAAGATTTGA